The DNA sequence ATTGAATGTCTTTGAGATGCAATGTTCATTGGTAGTTTAATCAAGTAAGAATTAGGCCTCAACCATTTCCATTCTATGAATTGCCTATAGAATGTTTCCAACCGATGGATACATTCAAGTACTTTTAACTAAGGTCTAGAGATCAATCTCTTATTACAAGTGTCATTCTGCTCTTCGGGCAAATATTGTCAAATTCCTCAAATGAAGATATAGAGAATAGGGAAGAAGTTTTTGTCCCAAAATGTAGCCAAACTTGGTTTCCCAAGTACTAGTGGGACAATCTTCTAACTACACTATTCTGTTAGGGATCACGGATCTCcagaatggtatgatattgtccactttgagcataagctctcatggctttgcttgggcttccccaaaaggcctcactccaatgaagatagtattctttgattataaatccatgatcattccttaaactagccgatgtgggactttcatccaacatatTCAATCACAACTATTACCTTGCCCTATAGCCATGTAAATGATAACTATAATCTTGGCTATTATGAGTTTCTTCGATGTCAAATTTCCTAGGGCATCTGACTAGTATACCTACACATCCATCTCAAGAACATCACAtataatttgttgttttccAGATGGTGATAATTTGTTGCTGGAGTATGGCGACGGATAGACCTCACTTCAGTGATTGACACTGCTCTAATGGCGTATAGATTTCTATCTACATTTAAGAAATGCACAGACAAGAAATTCATAGAAAGAAGAGAATGGAAACTACCTCTCTCCGATAATTTCGCATTTGAGTTTTGTCCTTCGTAAGGAATCCATGTCTACAATCAAAAACAACAACACCGATTTCGCGTCAACACAAGAAACATCTCCAGTGATGCATGAATCTCAAAATACAGATTTCTCATTccaaataaacaagaaatccTGATTAATGGTGCTTACAATGAACAGAGACGATTCTCGCTTGATCAACCTCAATCTTCCACGAATCCTTTCAGACGCAAACTGCGTAGGCTGAATCGTTACATTTTCTTTCGAATAAACAATCTCAGCACCTTCCGGTTGCCTCGATGAGCTTCCTCGACCGCTATCGGTGCGCATCATGCCTGCAGAACtctaaacaaaatgaaaaacagaaaTAAGATGATTTGGAAGATTTTCTAGTATAATGAGTACTTCATCTTCGGTTGCGCATGGTTTCTCCGCCCTTTCCCGCGCACACTATCTCACTCTCTCCTACACAACCCTCGCAGTTACAATGTGATTAACATCTCAAAATCGttgaaatgaacaaaaaaaattatagttctACAATTTTTGAACATCTGTTCCCACTCAtacttttcttatttcaatCCCAAGATGATACTTAGTGGCCCAATGAACTTCGTATCGTGATCACGTTCGGCCGTTGATGGATCGAATCTTCTTGTTCTTACATCATCGCCATTAGTTCTTCTATTTTCAATCAACTTTCTCGTTGGATTCGATGGTTCAATTCTTCACTTCGAAGATAGTAATGGAGAGGACAATTTTGGTCAAACATTCTCATTTGATTAGGAAAtgggaagaacaaaacatgtttgcCATGAGTGGAGCATGCGCATGCTCTCTCATAATAACTATTATGACATTGATTTTCGACCGAGTTGAactaaataaaagtaaattatacACGAAAGTAAGACGGTTCTTAATCTAAAACGAATCGAAACGagagcaaaaaagaaaaaagttatcAGGATTGAAGTTTCGAGTTAATTATCTCTTTAAATTGGAGCTGAACGTTGATTAAACAGACAAGGTTTAGGGTACGAGAGAATGTATAATAGCTCAAACTCaccgttaatagatattgtcagctttgATCCATTACGCATCattgtcaacctcacggtttaaaaatgtgtctgttagggagaggtttccacatctttataagaaatgcttcgtccCCTTCCCCAGcgaacgtgagatctcacatttcaCCCCTGGAGGGCAGTGTCCTTGCTATCTGACTCTGATTCCATTTAACAtatgttacgtatcgccacaagactcacgattttaaaacgcgtctgttagggagaggtttccacgtgcttgtaagaaatgctctattcccctctccaaccaatgtgggatctcacatttcaCCTCCCGGGGGCAGTGTCCTTGTAGATGGACTCTGATTCCAATTAAcatctgttacgtatcgccacaagactcatgattttaaaacgcgtctattagggagaggtttctacgtGCTTGTAAGAAGTGCTCTATTCCTCTCTCcagccaatgtgagatctcacatttcaCCCCCCGAGGGGCAATGTCCTTGGAGACTGGCTCTGATTCCATTTAACATCAGTTACGTATCGCCACAAgactcacgattttaaaacgcgtctgtaagggagagatttccacgtgcttgtaagaaatgctctattcccctctccaattgacgtgggatctcacatttcaCCCCTGGGAGGCAGTGTCCTTGTTGACTGGCTCTAATTCCATTTAACatctgttacgtattgccacaagactcacgattttaaaacacgtctgttcgagagaggtttccacgtgtttgtaagaaatgttctattcccttctccaaccaatgtgggatctcacatttcaCCCCCTGGGAGGCAGTGTCCTTAGTGACGGGATCTGATTCCATTTAACATATGTACGTATCACCACAAgactcacgattttaaaacgcgtctgctagggagaggttttcacatctttataagaaatgtttcgttcccctctccagcaaacgtgagatctcatatttcACCCCCTTGGGGTAGTGTCCTTGCTTGCCCGGCTCTAATTCCATTTAAcatctgttacgtatcgccacaagactcatgattttaaaatgcgtctgttagggagaggtgtTCACGTGcttgtaagaaatgctttattcccctctccaaccgatgtgggatctcaccgaATGTGTCTCGATCGTGGCATGCAAAAGTTATCGACTCAAATCAtgaaaagggtatttttgtaatttcgataaaaaagaaaagaaataaaaggtACATGGAATGATAGGGCAAACCCTAGGACAATGTCTCCTTAGTGCATGGCCAAAGGTTGGCCTTGTCTTTATAGCATGGGCCTTCATCTCCATAccctttcatttcttttttctttctttaccaTGAAGTTGTCTTCTTCAAGGGCAACATTTCAATCTTTTTACAAGGCTACAATATAGGGGACAACCCAAAACACGATAAACCAGACTTGGTCGGTTCGGTCAACTTTCGTCACCATAACGTTTCAAAATATTGATCAGAACTCAGTTTTTCGAGCTAGGGTTTCACATTGTCCGGTCATTAATTCAATACTATATggtttttccttcttaattTCTGCTCTAGTACTATTTCTCGTATATATTGAATGAGTCTAACACGAgaaattaggtttaaatttcTAATGATTCTAGCTTGAGTTCTCGACTGATTCAGCTTAAGTCTGATATACTTGGACCCttttcaaccattttcaacacttcgtgtgatatcccacattggttggggaggagaacgaaacaccctttataagggtgtgaaaacctttctctagtagacgcgttttaaagccttgaggggaagcccgaaagggaaagtccaaagaagacaatatctactagtggtgggcttgggcttgggcttgggcggtaACACTTCGTGAGACATTTTTATACTATTGGAAGCatttaaggttagtatgactactttttagctaatttaaattatttagaacaAGAATCAAGCCGTGAGGAGTCTTCTAGACgttttagtttcattttgatatcaaatttgatcaaattttCATCGACGTTACTAATAAGAATCAAAAGTGACGATGATTTGTTTAAAGAATATAATTGAAGAGCATGGGTCAATTAAATAACTCTATTTAGTATATAGTTTagtggaaaataaaaactttgcaaaaatttcaaaagtgtgacaaaattaaaaccatactttatatgattatttttataccTAATTATtggatataatataaagttaaatTTGTGAcccatttcatttatatttgtcggtaaatttgaaggaaaaaatgtTCCAAAGAGATAAGCTCTTTAAATCATTGCAATAAAAACACATTAAATGATGGGCTCTaagctctttttctttttcttttaattatgaatttaaatatatgtcagaaaaattttcaaaatttttattaggtTAGTTTTAACGATAACAATCGGTTCtgttcaaaataaagtttgattAAGGCACACGATCGAtgattgaataaattattccAAACCCAGAAATTTAAACAGAATTCTAACTTTAGAGTCGTTTAAAAAAACGTACATAATGAGTTTCGTTTGAACTAAAAAACCCTATTGAGTAAGGATCGGGGATGaataaattgaagaataatATTCCTAAATGTTGTGCAAAATTAAGTTTGATTAATGCAC is a window from the Cucurbita pepo subsp. pepo cultivar mu-cu-16 chromosome LG07, ASM280686v2, whole genome shotgun sequence genome containing:
- the LOC111798065 gene encoding uncharacterized protein LOC111798065, encoding MMRTDSGRGSSSRQPEGAEIVYSKENVTIQPTQFASERIRGRLRLIKRESSLFITWIPYEGQNSNAKLSERENSNTERLCIYGRCCGLIICLSTCIYTFVL